The following DNA comes from Flavisolibacter ginsenosidimutans.
TTTTTTGCACCCTGCTTTTGGAATTCTATGAGGCTTTTGTTGCGTCACATCTTGTACGTTCAGCAAGTGTCTATTCGTTAAAGACTACTAACCTGAAGTTTACGTTGGCACGAACGCCAACCTGCGCAGCACTGCAGCCAGAAGTACATAAACAATGAAATCAATCCCGATAATCCTTCTCCAACCCTCTCTATCCGCGGGCATAAAAAAACCCCGCTGCGAGCAGCGGGGAACAACTAAAAACACAAGCCTATTCTGGAGTCCGGTAGTTGAAAACTACGTGGACGGCGGCTTCAATAGAAACAAACATTAATCGGGCTTCTTCCCGTCTAGAAATGTATTGATGGTGCTGATGGTCGCGTTGTTCTTGCCATCGCTTTTCACCGTGTAATTGCTGTAAAAATTCTCAACAGCCGATCTGCCCTGTTGCAAGTCCATGTTGCGGCGAATGTAGGCCGGCACGTTTTCGTACTCGTTGTTCGGGTCAGCCGCGTTCAGGTTGAACGACAGGTTGCGTAGCTTTTGCAAGCGGTCGGTTGCACGCTGCTTGTCGTCACCAGCATCGTTCACCGGCTGCTGTTCACCTGCCTTCGCTTGAGGCGTTTGTGGCGCATCGGCTGAAGGCTTTTCTTCACTTTGCGCTTCGGCTTTTATCACCAGTTTCATGTCCGACACCTCATCTTCTTTAAAAACATTTACAAGCGATGGCTTCGCGTCGTCCCGGGTATTTGCCTGCGGCGTTTCTTTCTTTGGCTCACTGTAAATATTCGAGGGCCGCGAAAGGTATCCTCCCGCTCCGGCGGCGGGTGCATTTTGCGAAGGCGCTGTTTTCTGTCCGCCCAAAATATTTTGGCGCAGGGCTTCAAACTTGTCTTCGAGCGCCTGCTTTTTGCGTTCCATTTCCACGCGTTCTTTTTCGCGTTCGGCCGCGGCAGTGTCCTCTTCGTCGGTTACAAACCTGAGTTGAATCGCCGGTGCAGGTGCTTCTTCTTTCGGCTCTTCTTCTTTTGTTGCCGTTCCGTCAAGGGAGAAAAGTTCGCGGGGTCCCTGCGGCTCTTCTTCTTCCTTAAAACTCAACTGCGGCATCGGTATGTCAGTAATGTTTTCTTCTTCGTCCACCAGCGTCGGCGCAAGCACATCCTCAGTTTTTTCTTCAATAACCGGTGCCGCTCTGGGGGCTTCTTTTTCCCCAAGCGTCATCACAATTTTTTCCTCCTGTGGCTGATGCTTGATGGCTACTTTTTTCACAAACGGATCTTTGTGCTCAAAACCGGTGGCGATGAGGGTGATGCCGATCTTTTCGCCCAGCGAATTGTCGTAACCCAGCCCCA
Coding sequences within:
- the ftsZ gene encoding cell division protein FtsZ, which encodes MIHFDLPKEKSSIIKVIGIGGGGSNAVNHMYSQNIEGVNFIICNTDAQSITQSTVPNKVQLGPHLTQGLGAGANPDIGRQATEESLEEIKRILEVNTKMAFVTAGMGGGTGTGGAPIISKICKDLGILTVGIVTTPFSYEGRKRQMQAEEGIKNLKQYVDTLLVISNDKLRHQFGNLKMRDAFAKADNVLATAAKCITDVINSTGQINVDFADVCTVMKNGGVAILGNAACEGEDRAQRAIEDALNSPLLNDNDIRGAKWILININSAEGEHEFTMDEVEIIQTHLLSQAGENTDVILGLGYDNSLGEKIGITLIATGFEHKDPFVKKVAIKHQPQEEKIVMTLGEKEAPRAAPVIEEKTEDVLAPTLVDEEENITDIPMPQLSFKEEEEPQGPRELFSLDGTATKEEEPKEEAPAPAIQLRFVTDEEDTAAAEREKERVEMERKKQALEDKFEALRQNILGGQKTAPSQNAPAAGAGGYLSRPSNIYSEPKKETPQANTRDDAKPSLVNVFKEDEVSDMKLVIKAEAQSEEKPSADAPQTPQAKAGEQQPVNDAGDDKQRATDRLQKLRNLSFNLNAADPNNEYENVPAYIRRNMDLQQGRSAVENFYSNYTVKSDGKNNATISTINTFLDGKKPD